The DNA region AAGGGTGCCTTCGATGGGCGAATGTGGCTAGCATCGAGTAACTCCTTTAGTTGTTTCCAAAGCTCCTCCAACTCAGGCGATGCCATGTGATAAGGGGAAAATGTGGGTGGCTTAGCCCCTAGCTCCAACTCAATCTTGTGATCCACCTCACGTCTAGGAGGCAAGTGCTTAGGTAGCTCATCGGGCATGACATCTTTGTTCTCCTCAAGCAACTTCTCTATGCAAGGCGGCAACGTCTCCTGGGGACCCTTGTATTcctccaaacttataatggttGCCATGATTGTCAGCTCCCTTTCTTGAGCCCTTTGATTAGTTGCATAGCTGAAAGTTGTGTTTGGCCCAGCGCATGCGACATAATCATTGTAGGCACTATGTAAGCTCCTTCTCGCTCCAAAACTAAGAGACGTTGGAGGTAGGGGTCGATCATCGCGTGGCAATGCCTAAAGAACTCTTGCCCCAGAACAATGTCAAAGATATCCATAGTAGTGGCGGTAAAATTTGTCGTACCTCTCCAATCACCCAATTTGACACCAACGCCATTGGCTACACCACGAGCATTTTCTGGCTTAGCATTCACGGTCTTGACGAGGGCGTTAATTGGAGTGAGCTTCAACTCTAGTCTCTTTGCTGCAGCCTCGGCCACAAAACTGTGAGTCCCTCTAGTGTCCATCAATACCGAGCAAGTTTATTAATGATGGTGAGATCCACATATTGATTTTTATTCTCGTCGGGCTGGATAGGTTACTTCTTGACAACGCCACATATGCTTATCATACCTAACTGTGCGGTGCCTCAACTCTCTCCTTGCGTCTGCTCCTTTCGTTCACGGACCATTGCATTGAGGCTCTTCAAGTAGGGGCAATTTCTGAAGCCGTGTGGTCCTCCACATATGTAACATCCCTTCTTCTAGATTTGCGCCTTCTTCTCGATCTGCGCCTTCTTCTCGGCGTAGCCCTGACGACCACTTGACTTTTTGTCATCTAATTTGTTAGCATTTTGTGTCGTGGAGTATTGTTGTTGAGAATCCTTGCTCTTGCCACAGTCTCCCCCACCTTTGGCATTGCTACCCCTTGACTCATTACCTTTGCCTTTGTCGTGCTTGTCATTCCTGAAGTCCATCAAAGACTCAGCCTCCATTATGGCTTAAGGTCTATGTCCCTGACTTGCCGGCGTTGCAACTCCTACTTAGCCCAGTTCTGCAACCCGTCCATGAAGTGAAACAACAAGTCATCGCTGGTGAGATTGGGTATTTGAAGCATAAGGGTGGTGAACTCCTTGATATAGTTGCGTATGCTCCTTGTCTACTTCAACTCTATAAGTTTGCGCCTTTCCTCGTACAAAACATTATTTGGGAAGAATTGTCGCTTGAACTCGTTATTGAACTGATGCCACGTGCTGATTGTGCATAAACATTTCTCAGCATCGGCAacctttcttctccaccataGCATAACAGTATCTGACAGGTACAACACAACGGTGTTGATCTTGACCTCATCGTCTCTCACTTTTCCATGCCTGAAATAGTTCTCCATGTGCCAAAGAAAGTTCTCCATTTCTTGTGCATCACGAACCCCTTTAAACATGGTGGCTTGGTAGCCTCGATCTTAGCCTCCCTTGTTACAACAACATTGTTGGCTGCCTCGATCACGCCAGTGTCGATCTGCTCTTCGAGCGCCACTATCTTTGCCTTCATGGCATCGATAGTACTCAACGCCTCTATGAGTCTGCACTCTAAAGTAGTGATATTTTGCTTTACCTCAATCTCGGCCTGCATACGCTCCTCCAAGTCATTTCGGATGCTCTCAATCTCTTCAAGAGTATGCCCCTCAAGAACACTAAGAGTGCCCTCCACCTTGCCCAAACGTTGGCCAAAGATATCGATGGCATCCATCCTACATTAACCTTCATAACCCACTCTTTACCAAGCAAGACGTCCTCGGACAAGACCTCCACGTCATCTTCGCTCGCCTCAGTGGTAGATGGTTCTTGGAATGTAAGCCCTTCATTTGGCACAACCTCTGGCGGCACGTCCTGACTCTTGTTGGCGGCATTCCTCTTTTGTGATGATCTTTCTTGCCAGCGACATCCTGGGTGATGTTGGCTTGGGTTTTATCAACGTTGATTTCTCCGTCGTTTGTCATTTCCTTAGTCGCAAcctttgctctgataccactttgtcacgatcTTAGTCTTCAACTAAATGCACGTGCACACTTGACAACTCGttcacgttcttgcacaacttgctcacgatcttgctatgtcaagtcagcctagattactacactcaagatcaCTAAGTAAATAGTAAATGAATAAGACAAGAGAGAACTACTAAAAGAAACTTTTGTATTAGAGAAGACTTGATTGATTTTTGCTTGATGATTTTACAAATGAATGtctctctatttatactactcacttAGGGGCTAATtggtaaataataattattacacAAGTCCCTCTATATTTAGAGGTAGGTCCCCTCTCTAGAATTCTCTACATGCTTAGAATATTCTAAggcttctcaagaaaatcttccTAGATATTTTATAAGAATCTAAAGTCTTTCCAAGGAACTTCCCACAAATGCTAGCATATTTgccatgtaagcatccacatgtctaaaatatgtGCTTATGTGGCAAGATGACTTGGAAGGCCATCACAGTAAACTCAAAAATTCCAACAGTTCActtaaatactttttttttctatCAAAATTACTGCATTTTCCGATGAAAATTAGTTCAAGTAGAGATGTTCCGGGGCAAGCAGAAAAATGCCACCATTTATTGCGAGAACAATGTCTTTATCAAATTCAAAAATAAACAAACTGGACTAAAGTAGCAACAGCATTAATTCTCAATAATAGTTACTTGTAGTTTTGAAAAACAAAATGCTGCACAAATGATCGTTGGAACTTGAGAAAGCAATACCGGTTTGGTAGTGCAAGCTGTCAGCATTGTCTGTTGGTGAGCGCAAAATTGAAGCGACAGAAGAGTTTTGCTGAATTTCCGGAAGACCCATTTGAGCAGAAAAGGGGAAGCGGCCATCATTTGCATTTCCCACAACTCctccacaagaagaagaagaagaggaggaggaacCAAGAACAAGATAATTGGAAGGTGCAGCTATAGGGAACGAAATAGATGAGGGGACAAACTCAATTGCACCGCCGCTAGTACTAGACCTTGTAGATTGTTCTCCTCCACCTCCACTAGTGTCGGTGGCAGCAGTAAGGCTCGCCTGAATTTGTCGTTGACGACGGCGAGACCTTGAGCGGCGGTTTTGGAACCAATAGAAGACGTTTGCATCTCCAACGGCGCCAAATTGCTCCAGGAGTTTCCTGATTCTCACTGTCTCGTCTTTTGGTGGATTTACCATACCACTATTGAAGATGGACTCAAGTATTAGGATTTGTTCCCGCTTTGGGTTCCACCTTGATCTCACTGGTTCATTTCTTTCACAAGACTGCTTTGACGAGGTTGAGTCTCGCGCTTCATCTTCCATGGCTGAGTGGAGGAGAGAGGGAGAGATATAACTAGGGGAAGGAAACTAAAGAATTAAAAAGTACACAGAAGGTTGTCTACATCAAGGGAATTCTTTGGGTATTTAAAGGCCTAAAGAATAAAGGGAATGTTACTTGAACAAAATTACTGCCCTGTCCTTTTCAACTCTGGATCTGCTTAGTTCAATTGCGGAAAGTGTATTTGTCTTCAACAGAATAATACAAAACGTAATTTTCATACATGTATCATACCAATTGATACTCTTTTCGGCGTCCGAGTTTCATTCGAACAAAGTCTACATTTGTCTTGAGATTAGGTTTCCCTCATAGGGGGGAATGGTTATTAATTAGTGATGGAAAATAGAATGTCAGGGATCCGTATTAACTATATTTaagataacatatatatatatatatatatatatatatatatatatatatatatatatatatatatatatatatatatataatgtaatgAGTTATGTAGTACTTAGTTACATTGTAACTATTTGGTTGGTCCAACCAAAATGATTTGCTCTTTCAAATTACCCTTGAATTTGTTATTTATTACTTCATGTATTGAAGTACACTTCCAATAAATCTGGATTCAAACTCTTTTGCATAGCATATATTTTTTCTCTATCTTATTTTTGCccctactttattttatttttacttgggTTGACATAATCAATTTGGTAAATATAATCAATTTTGAGCCCTTTAAAAATGCTTAAAAAGTTGTGAAAAGTGATCTATCATCTGATAAAAATAGCTATGCACAAAAATAATCTAAAATGGTGATGATAATAACTTCGAAGAACTCATTTGGTACTGGAAGAGTACTCGGTCGATtaaattttctttagtaattttTAATGAATTTAAATTGTCAGGAATCATGTAATCCTTAATTGGTTGAGTAAGAGGATTTTCTCTTAAGAATAAAGCATCAATGAGTTAATGACAAACTAAATTAAttcttaaactttgtttaatGAATTCAATTCTTTTTTAATTTCATCTAAACCTAGACTTTAATCACCATATTTGTTTTAGCATAAACCATTGTCACATGAAATTATGAGTAATTAATCAATAAATACCAAAATATGCTATTCCTACCTCTAACTAGAAATTATATGCTCAAAAGTTCATAAAATATTAAAATGtctgtttcaatttatgattATAGTCAGTTTGAAATCATTTTGCATACTTAAATTATATTACTAAACATCAAGTTATCTGTCTCTTTGATATTTGTTTATTCCCTAGCAAACTTGCTTTCCTATAACAATTCTTTTAGTAAATTATCTAATTATGCAATTAAAAACTTGAAAAATGAACAATACATGATTAAGAAGCTATCATCTTAAAAGAATTGTGCCTAAGAAACGTAcacaaattattattttgttcAGTTAAAACCTATGAAGTGCATTATTACCTTGATCTTGGGCCTGGGCTCAGCACGGGCTAATCTAATTTTGTTCTTGGAAATGTACATgaggaaagaaaaaaatgataACCCCTCGGCAAGAATATTTAAAAGTTTGTGTCCGCTTTGCCAAATTTTAAAGGTATATATCAAATTGGGTTTTTGAATAAGCTTTAGGAGAATATCAATATGTGTTTAGTAATATTATTACATGAGATTTTGTCAGCATTAAAAAAAGTTGTATTTGGCTAAAAAATATTAAGAATGTTGTTAAATGTCAACTACAAAAATGACATCTAAGCATATATATTTTGCAATTTATTGTATAAATATTAATATTAGTTAATTGGGGATGCTCATAACTCTTAGGTGTAATTCCGAAAATTATGTGTAGTAATATCCGCACCTCCACTACCTCCTCATTGATCTCTTCCACCCATAATCTTCCCCACATTCTCACACTACTAAAAACAGGTCAAAAATCGAGGGACAAAGTCAGTATTTTAATGAAAACCGACGGTCTATGCATCGTTAGTTTAAGGTGGTTGGTTTCTCAAAACTGACGGACTACATCGGTTAAAACCGACGCACCGTGTCGATTAAAACCGATGCACCGTGTCGGTTTCATTAATTTCAATTTCACTGGGTATCAATTGAAAACCTGccaaatgaaattaaaaaaatcaacaTACCATGTcgaatttattaattattttcttaGTTCTTAGTAAACATTTCTGGGGGGAAAAACTAAATGCAGAAACCTGCAATTTCTGCAGCCCAACTGCTAAAATAAAGGGATAAAAACACAAATAGCCAAGCCCAGTAGTAAAGTTTACTTTTAGTTGGCCTTACAAACTTTAGCCATAAATTGTATAAGCTAGTAAGTAAACAAAATGGAAAAATCAAACACTTCCTCTAAGACTGTAGCTATAATCAGGGAGCTTTCCTACATTATCTCCAAGAAAATTAATTCCTAAAATTTCTCCAACAATTACTTAATTCATATCTCCAAAAGATTTGTTCCCAACGTTGAAAAAACTTAAGGTGATAGAAGGTAATTTTTTTAACCACATCATCACCAAAAATTCAGAA from Lycium barbarum isolate Lr01 chromosome 10, ASM1917538v2, whole genome shotgun sequence includes:
- the LOC132614554 gene encoding WUSCHEL-related homeobox 11-like, encoding MEDEARDSTSSKQSCERNEPVRSRWNPKREQILILESIFNSGMVNPPKDETVRIRKLLEQFGAVGDANVFYWFQNRRSRSRRRQRQIQASLTAATDTSGGGGEQSTRSSTSGGAIEFVPSSISFPIAAPSNYLVLGSSSSSSSSCGGVVGNANDGRFPFSAQMGLPEIQQNSSVASILRSPTDNADSLHYQTGFITVFINGVATEVPRGPLDMKAMFSPEDLILYHSSGVPLPVNEYGFIVQTLQHGESYFLVSRPA